tacgccccagtgtttacaagtgtcgagaaagaggaccattcagacgttgttgtatgttgaatgatactaattaatgtctttgtgtcagtttattgtttaaaatggtccgcaaatgtgctttcatatatgtaacatgtgacctttcgatgtcattacgcaattacgtgaggtcacgctggctcgtcacacagccggaggaagacaacaagttgtggtttaaaggtgcatatttttattgtcaaaaatgacaaacgtttcgctagataagacctttatgcctggtttgggatcgtttagaatcctttgaaactgtaattttgaactgcattaaaactgttaagtgttggggtccattaaagtccattaaaatgcccttctctggattttttttaaagaaaatggactaatcctttaacagaagtttgagcgagagggtgatagtcaggagtgatgttgttactgcgcccgaggtcaaAGTGCCGCAAACCAAATGCTCTTCCACCACACAACACAGCTCTCACTTTTCATCTGCttaaaaattgccacgttttatcCTGTGCCACCATACTCACTCGTGTAACAGTCTTGTATGGAAAACATGTAAGTGTATGGTGGCTTTAAAATTAATCCCTGcctggatcctaaggaatgaatggggctacgccaaatgccaacacattcacaacgcgctgcgCAAAGGTAAAGTGCACGCaccgaaaaaagataggtatgtattaatttgtctaagttggtaagaacatagtaaaatattaaaaaactgtgttGTTTCCCTTTAATACCAGTGCATGTATATGTCAGTGGAATTAAtaatacaaaacatttaatgggTCTTCATTTTCTTTATTGTAAGTATAATAGTAACTTTGATTtggagtttaaaaaaaaacttggagatgtttttatgttaatcataATTGTGCACTTTAAACTCATATTGTAATGTAAGGCCTCAGTCATAAAGATTTAATCCTAATAAATAATATCTCTTAATTTGTAATCTATTAAATAATCTTCACAGGTGCTACATGAAAAAAGATTCAACCGCTTAGGGTGTAAAAtctaacataaaataaaacatcttcACAGCTCTCAAAGACAGGCAGAAACACAGAATGTGGGACCCTTTACTCAGGCGAGGTGCTGCTGTCATTGAGTTAAGCCTGCAGAGGGGGACAGAGGGCTGAGTTTGGAGAGCAGACTGGAGCCGGACGGCAGAATCTGAGCCAGACTGGGCGGCTGTAAAGAGTACACACCTGACACACTAATGGAGCACGGACCCGGGACTCTGACCACACCTCCTGAGGAAGAGGAGGACGGagaggaggaagaggatgaAGGTGAGAGAGGGAGGCGAGTAGGAGGCGGCTGGCAGAGGGAAAGCCGCTGGTTCTGGTGATGTGGACGTTTCTTTTCTTGAGTTTTACACTCTATAGCAGAGCACAAACACAACACATCTGATAACCtaacaatcaattttaatataacatctTCACTGTTAGTCATTTACCGAGTTTTTGTAGGCTTACCTTTGACGGGCCCTAAGGTCCTGTGAGGGGTCCTCTGCGTGCTGGGCCCGCTGCAGCCGAACGTGAAGCTCGGTGAGCTTTTGAGCTGCGGAGACGTCTGTCTGTTTCCCACTGCGTTACAGCGCGAGCGGTTCAGGGAGTTTTCTGAAGCCGAGCTGCTCAAACTTCACAGACAAAGAGAGAAATGATTTCCGCTCTCATTCTGAACACAAATCAGGAAGAGACGGCGGGTTGACGTACGCTGGTTTAGGTGGACTGGCGGTCTTGGTGTTGCTGTTTTTGCGGTTGCAGGCGGCGAGGCCCTTGCTGTTCCTCACGTGTTTAAGGATGGATGCCCGCAGGTTCATCAGACTGCTGTGCTCAGACAAAACCAACCGCGGCCACGGGTTACACTGCGCCATATCCAGCGCTGCTATCGCGACAGCTCGCCCGACCTGCATCGTACATACAAGACGAGCGAATGAGCGTGTCAATCGTTTCATACAGGAAGTGTTGTTGTGGACACATGTGAAGACATACCTGTTCGTACACCTCAGGTGTGTATTTCGGAGGAAAGGTTGGTGGCGGAGGGGGCGTGGCTCGCCCGTTGTCGTGACAGGCGGGTGGGATGGTGTTGACCGAGCGGCCCGTGTTATAATTGCACTCCAGCGTGTAACTAAACAtgagaaacacacacataagGATTTAAATATAGCACACTGTGCTTGTTTACTGCGGTATAACAGCGTGTCAGGAGAGTACCTGTGCACCAGGCCGATGGTTTTGTGAATGGCCACCCGTCCACTGCCCTCTTTTGATTGGCCGTCACGTTTGTCTCGTGTGTACATGTTCTTCTCTGAGAAATTACAGCCCATGAAGTCAAAATGAGCACAGTTGAGCGAGATGAGCTTTGGATACAACATGTTCTCCACCTGtggtgaaaaaaaaaaacatatacggTAAACAAATTCAATTTATATTTAGTGTGAAATGGTGACCTGCGTTATCATCACACACACCTGCTGATTCTCATCCGACAGGTTGTTGCCGTACATGAAGCATCCTCTTTTGGAGGCGTGCCCGTGCAGGTCTATGTAATAGGCCACTCCGCTGTCCTGGGGCGGGACCTGTTCAGAAGGGGCAGGGTTTAACAATGGAGGTGCTTCACCTCTGTTCATCGTTGATTCGTTCTCATCGCAGGACCCCGCCTCCCTTTTGACTCCGCCCTTCTCCCAGCTCTCCTCCAACTGCATGGGGATCTCTGACAGGTCCAGCGTCGGCCCCTCTCCTCGATCCGCCTCATTTCGGAAGTTGAGACTGTGTTCTAGTTCAGTGGGCGTGGTCAGAGGAGGGGTGGTGTTCGATTGGTCGGAAGTTTTGAGGGCGGGGGGTGTGCAGTTGCCTAGGCGATTGTGTACGTGGTGGTAGAGCAGGAGAGCTTTGGCACCATAAATGGAGGGGTGCAGATCTGGGCTGGGATTTACATACTGTCTGTTTAGATTCACGCCTCGTGAGTCCGTCCTATAAAGACACAAAtcataaaaacatgcaggtgAAAACTGTGTCTgatattaaaattaaacaaaaatacagctgaaatgttttaataaaagctTTCATTTTTTAAGGAAATTGTTCTCATTAggcaaaaaaatacaaacaagcaCTGATGATGATGACTCAAATATTTAGTGTGACTTTTGACCTGTAGTGACCCCTGATGACCCCGTCAGGGTTCAGCATGGGAATGAGTTTGAAGACGAACATCCTGCGAAGCGTCTGTGCACGTGGGTCATCCTGACTCGTGATGAAGTTCAGGAATCCATTGAAAACAAAACTGGATGGCGTCTCGCCCGGATGAACCCTACTGCTCAGAACAAACACCTGCACACGGACAAATAACAGATCAGACCTCTaatgtgcttttaaaaaatctgcCGGCACCgtctgattattattattatcttttAATATAGAATCACATGGATCAGTGCAGTTTCTCCTCTTAAATCATCTCGAATTGTGAATGTAACCGTTGGTAAGTCTGATAAAGCTGCTGATTGGTTAAATTTCAGAAAGCGTCTGTTACCCGTTTGCCGGTAAACCGATGAGGTCGTGGGGTGCTGAGGTCCGGGAACAGTCTGTCCAACCGCGGTTCTCTCTCCTCCATCAGGCCGTGACAGGACGACACTGTGATGAGATCGACTCTGTTTCCATCCAGAGAATAACACAAGATCTCTCTGTGGTAGTAAATACTGTCTACTGgactgcagagagagagagagagaaagagagactaTGAGGTCTGTGTGATCTGCAAAGTCtaagtgtgtgtatttgtgtttgtgtgtttgtttgtttgtttgtgtttgtgtttgtgtgtgcacgtgtAAGATCCTGCAGGGTCCAAGTGTggctgtgtttttgtgtgtgtgtgtgtgtgtgcagggccggggtgggactcattttcagccctggagtttgatgccttagaccggcccacttagTTCATGACAGACTATATTAAAGTGTAATTGAATTCTCAGTAGTATATAAGTGTGtaatagtgcactgttctctgaagccttgcaattcattgtatttttcaaatatatcattttacaatttaatgcaaatacagtagcataaacaattatgattttttttgccatGCAGCCCCATAaggtattttcattttattccattaaacttattcaaaaactactgaaagggaacaaatgtgtttgtgttttcttctattttctattttctttaaaaaattgtgggtcttgagattacctgtTGGTTGAAAAAGCTTGGAAACcactgatatacaatacacaagcaagatttataaAGTATGCAGGGAAAGCATCTTTTTTTTAGTATACTTGGATCATGTATATTGTCAAATAACGTATGGTAGGCCTAACTTGTGTCAGAAATTATATATATGGATTTTgcaacattttgttttacttgaaaAAACATCATATTCATCTGAAACTTACTTATATCCAATAAACTGAGATGGTTTTGCATAAAAAGAATTTTGTTTCTTGCAATAGAGAATGAATGAATAGGCGAATGATTATTAATAGATGATTCATTGTTACACCAATGACTTAAAAAAATGCGATTTGTAGATAattttccttttagaggccaTTCGTATGAAgtcgcgctcaagtttattttaaatctagacgcGCGGCAagcacactcaaaaaaaaaaacctgcgTCTGAAACGAAACTCGTGTTCACATGCGTGCGCTTTAGACGAGGTGCGTCCTGCGTTTTCCATGCAGATGTtaatgaaccctaatgcaagaattcttccaataagtggtcgggactcgggacacaataAACTTTGCAACTTTCACCCGCAAATTACGCGAGTGGGACTGCTGTGAGTTCTGGCAGCATAGGGACAGCAGCAACCTTCAACCCGTGGCATGACACCACCGGCCCTTGTGGCCAAAAAAACAGACCGCcccaccgggaattctcccggtcctc
The sequence above is a segment of the Misgurnus anguillicaudatus chromosome 1, ASM2758022v2, whole genome shotgun sequence genome. Coding sequences within it:
- the agbl5 gene encoding cytosolic carboxypeptidase-like protein 5 isoform X1, translated to MEFRFGNVVFSSSFDSGNLARVERVDHSETDGSRQTNASVQTQPDYEFNVWTKPDCADTEFENGNRSWFYFSVRGLLPGKLLKINVMNMNKQSKLYTQGMTPLVRSVPVKPRWERIREKPTFEMSDSQFILSFVHRLLDVRGVNTYFAFCYPFSYTECQDMMLQLDQKFLSSTHTLGPCSPVDSIYYHREILCYSLDGNRVDLITVSSCHGLMEEREPRLDRLFPDLSTPRPHRFTGKRVFVLSSRVHPGETPSSFVFNGFLNFITSQDDPRAQTLRRMFVFKLIPMLNPDGVIRGHYRTDSRGVNLNRQYVNPSPDLHPSIYGAKALLLYHHVHNRLGNCTPPALKTSDQSNTTPPLTTPTELEHSLNFRNEADRGEGPTLDLSEIPMQLEESWEKGGVKREAGSCDENESTMNRGEAPPLLNPAPSEQVPPQDSGVAYYIDLHGHASKRGCFMYGNNLSDENQQVENMLYPKLISLNCAHFDFMGCNFSEKNMYTRDKRDGQSKEGSGRVAIHKTIGLVHSYTLECNYNTGRSVNTIPPACHDNGRATPPPPPTFPPKYTPEVYEQVGRAVAIAALDMAQCNPWPRLVLSEHSSLMNLRASILKHVRNSKGLAACNRKNSNTKTASPPKPALSSSASENSLNRSRCNAVGNRQTSPQLKSSPSFTFGCSGPSTQRTPHRTLGPVKDVLCLCSAIECKTQEKKRPHHQNQRLSLCQPPPTRLPLSPSSSSSSPSSSSSGGVVRVPGPCSISVSGNSFHETRPLNHSKDFPLRGGRDIRTGRSGPTQSQTFQQRKPITAQEHHQESLDLMRTSIEYSRCELKPRPSRIPVRSAVPPLPGGLETPALKVWKLIKPGIKKHWPGVSGKDGSSLRLANKVLLKSKDQRSVDLT
- the agbl5 gene encoding cytosolic carboxypeptidase-like protein 5 isoform X2 produces the protein MEFRFGNVVFSSSFDSGNLARVERVDHSETDGSRQTNASVQTQPDYEFNVWTKPDCADTEFENGNRSWFYFSVRGLLPGKLLKINVMNMNKQSKLYTQGMTPLVRSVPVKPRWERIREKPTFEMSDSQFILSFVHRLLDVRGVNTYFAFCYPFSYTECQDMMLQLDQKFLSSTHTLGPCSPVDSIYYHREILCYSLDGNRVDLITVSSCHGLMEEREPRLDRLFPDLSTPRPHRFTGKRVFVLSSRVHPGETPSSFVFNGFLNFITSQDDPRAQTLRRMFVFKLIPMLNPDGVIRGHYRTDSRGVNLNRQYVNPSPDLHPSIYGAKALLLYHHVHNRLGNCTPPALKTSDQSNTTPPLTTPTELEHSLNFRNEADRGEGPTLDLSEIPMQLEESWEKGGVKREAGSCDENESTMNRGEAPPLLNPAPSEQVPPQDSGVAYYIDLHGHASKRGCFMYGNNLSDENQQVENMLYPKLISLNCAHFDFMGCNFSEKNMYTRDKRDGQSKEGSGRVAIHKTIGLVHSYTLECNYNTGRSVNTIPPACHDNGRATPPPPPTFPPKYTPEVYEQVGRAVAIAALDMAQCNPWPRLVLSEHSSLMNLRASILKHVRNSKGLAACNRKNSNTKTASPPKPALSSSASENSLNRSRCNAVGNRQTSPQLKSSPSFTFGCSGPSTQRTPHRTLGPVKECKTQEKKRPHHQNQRLSLCQPPPTRLPLSPSSSSSSPSSSSSGGVVRVPGPCSISVSGNSFHETRPLNHSKDFPLRGGRDIRTGRSGPTQSQTFQQRKPITAQEHHQESLDLMRTSIEYSRCELKPRPSRIPVRSAVPPLPGGLETPALKVWKLIKPGIKKHWPGVSGKDGSSLRLANKVLLKSKDQRSVDLT